The DNA region TCGCCGCCGCCCATATCGCCCCAGCCATAGCCCTTCACCAGATTCTCGCCGAACACGAACAGGCCCGGCTTGTGGGCCTTCCAGGCGTTGACGTATTCCAGCAGGTTGTCGCGCTCGATGTGCTTGACCGTGTCGATGCGCAGGGCGTCCACCCCCATGTCCAGATAGCGGTTGATGGAACCGACCAGGTAATCCTTGACGTTCTGACGGGTGGTGGCCAGGTCGATGCAGTCCCCGGCCAGGTGCTTGTGCTGCAGGGGATGGGCGCTCTCCCAATCGCCGCCGCAGATGAAGCCTTCCTGGTGATACCAGTCCGGGTCCAGATCGTGGCAATCGATGCCGAAGAAGCGGCCCGGGTTGTAGCCGGGCTTGGGCACCGTCTCGCCGGTCTTGGGGTCGACCAGAGGTTCGATGCCTTCCGGGTCGCGCTCGTGGCGTTCCCTGTACCAGTCGGGGGCCAGTGGATTGTCGATATCGTCCCGGTTGGGCCAGGCGTAATTGCCAAGGCTCCCTTGATACGGCCCGTGTTCCACGCGGCCCGGCTCCGAACCTTGCGACACGTAGTATTTGATGGGGAGGTGGTCGATGTGCACCTTGCCACGGATGCCGTACTGGCAGGAGTGGTTCACCACCACGTCCTGGATGATCTTGATGCCCCGCGCGTGGGCGGCGTCGATCAGATCCTGGTAGGTGGCGCCGGGGGACTCCAGGCGGGGGTCGATGCGGGTCCAATCGTAGGCATGGTAGCCGTGGTAGTCCAGTCCCGAGCGGTTCTCCACCGGCGGCGTGATCCAGATGGCGGTGAAGCCCAGGTCCTTGATGTAATCCAGGCGCTCGATGAGCCCCTTGAAATCGCCCCGCCAATGGGGATCTTCCGGCTCGCCGGCCGCATTGAACTTGATGCGGTCGCGGCAGTAGAAATTGTTGGACGGGTCACCGTCATAAAAACGGGTAGTCAGAAGGAAGTAGATGGTTTCCTCGCGAAAATCGCTGCGCTCCGAAACCGGCCTGGGTTCCAGGGTCGGTGCCGGTTTCGGCTTGGGATGGGCTTTGCGCGCCTGCCACACCGCTTTGGCCCGGCTGTCGTGCCAGCGGCCGTCGATGCCGTACCAGCCCTCC from Methyloterricola oryzae includes:
- a CDS encoding alpha-amylase family glycosyl hydrolase yields the protein MAGFTVHFKKPDDWADSVHIHFWNVEGQAASDWPGAPMRAEGEGWFAFEFAAPAAHFVFNDGQGRQSGDQHREREGWYGIDGRWHDSRAKAVWQARKAHPKPKPAPTLEPRPVSERSDFREETIYFLLTTRFYDGDPSNNFYCRDRIKFNAAGEPEDPHWRGDFKGLIERLDYIKDLGFTAIWITPPVENRSGLDYHGYHAYDWTRIDPRLESPGATYQDLIDAAHARGIKIIQDVVVNHSCQYGIRGKVHIDHLPIKYYVSQGSEPGRVEHGPYQGSLGNYAWPNRDDIDNPLAPDWYRERHERDPEGIEPLVDPKTGETVPKPGYNPGRFFGIDCHDLDPDWYHQEGFICGGDWESAHPLQHKHLAGDCIDLATTRQNVKDYLVGSINRYLDMGVDALRIDTVKHIERDNLLEYVNAWKAHKPGLFVFGENLVKGYGWGDMGGGDNGPSQIRPWWYTRLGHDPRDPASGGDSGFPQLDFGLFSTFRDTVSKGTYGGTAQIFSMDWIYGDVTQLVTFLQNHDVGPDNDFKYRFKGEQWMAAAAYNLIWTVRGIPCLYYGEEIEFMKGAPQDVEGEKDTLDQTGRAYFGDYLSDEALPRTQAHPLYQHIKRLNQIRRAVPALQKAPVTQLSEWGGGMSFVRDYPEGSSYAVVGLAIGGDQQVNVDGVRPGLYRDAVTGQEIHSGGSLSFQVKANSAGIYVLDGPGKVGVDGLYLR